The Sphingobacteriales bacterium genome has a segment encoding these proteins:
- a CDS encoding MarR family transcriptional regulator: MTLDIKKRELIEKIGVFHEKFGFQPVAARIYGLLLVSDQPELTFDEIKDELMVSKSAVSNALNLLMSMKQVDYITKPGDRKRYFKTNLTNWKVFMTDLLQFAKSYGNLFKEILQVRNGHDPDFNKTIDDLVSFIDFIINSYPELLKNWEKTRI; this comes from the coding sequence ATGACATTAGACATTAAAAAACGTGAACTGATTGAAAAAATAGGCGTTTTTCATGAGAAATTCGGCTTTCAACCCGTAGCAGCCCGGATTTACGGATTATTGCTCGTATCGGATCAACCGGAACTCACTTTTGATGAAATCAAAGATGAGCTTATGGTTAGTAAAAGTGCTGTCAGCAATGCACTTAACCTGCTCATGAGCATGAAACAGGTGGATTACATCACCAAACCAGGCGACCGAAAACGATATTTTAAAACCAATCTGACCAACTGGAAAGTATTTATGACCGACCTGCTTCAGTTTGCAAAAAGTTATGGTAATCTTTTTAAAGAAATTTTACAAGTCAGAAATGGACATGACCCCGATTTCAACAAGACGATTGACGATCTGGTCAGCTTCATTGATTTTATCATCAACAGCTATCCTGAATTGCTGAAAAACTGGGAAAAAACAAGAATCTGA